TCGTGACGCACGGCATCGGACGGCTGACCTGGGAATTCCTCACCGGCGTGCCCTCGCAGGGGATGACCGAAGGCGGCATCTTCCCGGCGATTTTCGGCACGGTCTTTCTCGTCATTCTGATGACGATCGCGGTCATTCCGCTGGGGGTGGCGACGGCGATTTACCTGCGCTACTACGCGCGTCCCGACGCCTGGTCTTCGCGCTTGGTGCGGGTGGCGGTCAACAATCTGGCGGGTGTGCCGGCGATTGTCTTCGGATTGTTTGGCTTGGGATTCTTCATCCAGTTCGTCGGGCAGGGGATGGACAACCTCTTCTTTGGCGGGCAGCTCACCTTCGGGCAGCCGGCGATCCTCTGGGCGTCGCTGACGATGGCCCTTTTGACTCTACCGGTGGTGATCGTGGCCACCGAAGAGGCGATGCGCGCCATCCCCAACGATTACCTCGAGGCCTCCTACGCGCTGGGGGCGACGCGGTGGCAGACGATTGCGCGGGTGATTCTGCCCAATTCGTTGACGGGAATTCTCACCGGGGGCATCCTGGCGGTGTCGCGCGGGGCGGGCGAGGTCGCGCCGATCATGTTCACCGGCGCCGCCTACTTCCTGCCGTACTTGCCGCACAGACTCAACGATCAGTTCATGGAGCTGGGGTACCATGTGTATGTGATGTCGACGCAGTCGCCCGACGTCGAGGCGACGCTGCCGATTCTGTACTCCACGGTGCTGGTGCTCCTGTTGCTCACATTTGCGCTCAATGCCCTGGCGGTGCTGATTCGGTACCGTCTGCGCGGACGGCAGGCGGTTTGACAGATGGGCGCTTCTGTTCCTACCTTGCCGCGCATTCCGGAGACGAGCCCGGCACGTTCCGTCGATCGTGAGGTGTCATCGCCCATGTCGGA
The nucleotide sequence above comes from bacterium. Encoded proteins:
- the pstA gene encoding phosphate ABC transporter permease PstA; amino-acid sequence: MNPSAPSSSNAEIVAAAREALAQKSRWTKWFSPLPFLTGFLTLCVVAMLAVILWNIVTHGIGRLTWEFLTGVPSQGMTEGGIFPAIFGTVFLVILMTIAVIPLGVATAIYLRYYARPDAWSSRLVRVAVNNLAGVPAIVFGLFGLGFFIQFVGQGMDNLFFGGQLTFGQPAILWASLTMALLTLPVVIVATEEAMRAIPNDYLEASYALGATRWQTIARVILPNSLTGILTGGILAVSRGAGEVAPIMFTGAAYFLPYLPHRLNDQFMELGYHVYVMSTQSPDVEATLPILYSTVLVLLLLTFALNALAVLIRYRLRGRQAV